A single region of the Vicia villosa cultivar HV-30 ecotype Madison, WI linkage group LG4, Vvil1.0, whole genome shotgun sequence genome encodes:
- the LOC131599578 gene encoding uncharacterized protein LOC131599578 — MFIFLFCCMNQLVAIAQAAEKNKILVPGVVNGNFVAAKKMEQAQKHAEVKEKQPLKGRKLRERSKINVRTFSSVLSARSKAAGRNMPSKFRHHYEVIQERTAAEGIERKIVVEYNGFNVMFNYYMSSYWYGISTLTHPL; from the exons atgtttatatttttgttttgttgtatgaaTCAATTAGTTGCTATTGCTCAAGCAGCAGAGAAGAACAAG ATATTAGTGCCTGGTGTTGTCAATGGAAACTTTGTTGCTGCGAAAAAGATGGAACAAGCTCAGAAACATGCTGAAGTGAAAGAGAAACAACCTCTTAAAGGAAGAAAGTTAAGAGAAAGATCTAAGATAAATGTCAGGACATTTAGTTCAGTTCTTTCAGCTAGAAGCAAG GCTGCTGGTAGAAACATGCCTTCCAAATTCCGTCATCATTATGAAGTGATTCAAGag AGAACAGCAGCTGAAGGAATAGAAAGAAAAATTGTAGTAGAATATAATGGTTTCAATGTCatgtttaattattatatgaGCAGCTATTGGTATGGAATCAGCACTCTTACACACCCACTTTGA
- the LOC131597754 gene encoding chitinase 2-like, with translation MIILCYKVASGFYYLKAQIYKRLAPNDPSLNRSHTPRVEFHFILAFANKEYNEDGKSNGNFIETWNEVYFGPEKVKKLKENFPNVKVIISIGGRGVETPFDPAEGSISTRNVVHSLKVLIGKYKSVSGNIIDGIDINYETIKTNNDLFVKGIGQVIIKLRNDDNLNIDVMSVVKNNVKNKI, from the exons ATGATAATTCTTTGCTACAAAGTCGCATCTGGATTCTACTATCTCAAAGCTcaaatttacaagagattagcTCCTAATGACCCTAGTCTCAACAGATCTCACACTCCTAGAGTTG AATTCCACTTTATTTTGGCCTTTGCCAATAAGGAGTATAACGAAGATGGGAAAAGCAACGGAAATTTCATAGAAACTTGGAATGAGGTTTACTTCGGtccagaaaaagtgaaaaaattgaaggaaaattttcCAAATGTAAAGGTCATAATTAGCATTGGAGGTCGTGGTGTTGAAACTCCATTCGATCCTGCTGAGGGAAGTATATCGACTAGAAATGTTGTACATTCACTCAAAGTGCTCATCGGAAAATATAAAAGTGTTAGCGGTAACATAATTGATGGCATTGACATCAATTATGAAACTATCAAAACTAATAATGACCTATTTGTTAAAGGCATAGGGCAAGTTATAATCAAACTCAGGAATGATGATAACCTAAATATTGATGTGATGTCTGTTGTGAAAaacaatgtcaagaacaaaatataa